The nucleotide window CTCCTTGAGCTCCCTCGCCTGCTCGGGCTTCAGTTTGGCGAAGCGCTCCGCGTGCTCCAGGCTAACCCTGGCCTCATAGAACATCGGCTCCTCTGGGTTCTCCTCCATGCCCTCCTCTTTCCTGCGCTCGAGGAGCTCCTTGGCCTCCGCCAGCGTGACGTAGTGCTCCTCAAGCTTCTTTCTCCCGATCATGCTCATCCCTTCTGGGGCCTGAGGTGGACCGGGTGTATGAAGAAGGTCTTAACCTTGCCGCCGTCCCTTATCTCGACGATGTAGGCGTCGCCGCGCTTTCCGACGACGGTTCCGGTCCTTCCGTGGAACCTCGGGTCGGGCATGCCCTTGTGGTAGCTCGGCTCGATGACGATGTGAACTCTCTGCCCGACTTCAAACTCCTGGAGGAACCTGGTGAGCGGGGGAAGGCCCCTTCTCCTCGGGTGCTTGCTGAGCTTTCCCCTCGTCTTTCTCCTGAAGCTGTGCGCCTTCTTAACCATTCCAACCACCTCTCAACGTCCGGTATTATCCAGCGGGATCAACCAGGGATCTAATTTTTCAAAGGGGGAACCTTTTCGCTCCGTTTAGACCTACGACTAACCCCCTTGAGTCACTAAAAGCCTCTTCGACCAATTTATAAAACTTTGCCCTCAGTCGAGGATGTTCAGCACGTCGAGCCTTTCGCACCAGGCTTTCTTTCCGAGCAGATCGCTGACACTCGGCTTTGTTCTTCCCCTATCCCCCGAAACCAGCTCCTTGATGTAGAGCCCTCCGTCTGTGATAAGGCGAAGCTCGAAGTGCTTCTCGTCGATCCACCTCGCCTCGGCCTCGTGAACCTTCCTCACCCGAACTTTGTCTGCCCTCGCCTTTCTGACGCGCCAGGGCGTTCTCTGATGTATCTCAAGGCCCATTAGCTTTCTCGCCACTTCCTCTGCTTCTTCTGGCGTTACGCCCTCCTCAACGAGAACGAGCGCGAGGTATTCCTTCATGTGGTTCTTCGTGAGGACTTCCTCGGCCTCCTTCGCCGAGACGAAGCGAAGATTAAGAACCTCCACCTTTCCGCTCGCGTTTATCTCCTCCGCTATTTTCCCCAGATCGACTTTCCTTCTCTTTGGGCTCTTAACCTCGACGATGAAGGGTCTTCCATTGCCGAGCATCCTAACATCAACGTCCTCCCTTCCAGCGCCTTTGAAGACGCATTTGCCTTCAAAGGCCTTAGAAAACGCCCGGCAGATTATCGAGGCTACGCTGTCCTCGAAGTCGGGTAGAGGTGTCTGAGGAATCCCGCGCACGAGCTTCCTGTAACGCCCGTAAACATAAACCGGGTTGATTTGAAGCTCTATCTCGCCAGAGAACGGCTCGACTATGAAAACAAGGTCGGGGTTCTTCGAGGTCTCCTTTCCCGTTGCCTTCCCGAAGGCCTTGCCGAGCTCGCGGTTGAACTCACGGTTTATCGGCTCCGCGGTTTCGACCTCGAACTCCTCCCAGATGGCCTTTTCCTTCTCCCTGATTTCCTCCGGGAAGCGGGAACCGACGAGAAACGTCTCGAACTCGATTCCTTCGCTGGCTTTCTTCATGGCCTCTACGAGCTCGGGAATTCTCTCAAAGACGTTGTGGCAGAGCTCGCACTCCTCTGGCTCAGCTATTGGATCCAGTCCCCTCGCGGAGCGCTCCATGTTGAGGACGAACCTTATCGCCTTTCCACGCTCCTCGTTTGTCCCCTTACCGAGCTTGGCGAAGAGCCTGCCGAGGCAGTGATCGCAGAGTTTGTGCTCCTCAAGAACCCTTTCGGCCTTCTCGACTATCATCGTCCCACCCTAAAGCTTTTTATTCCTCCGCCCAAGTTCCTTCGATGGCCACTCGACGGGAACGGATAATAAGCCTTTTGGAGGAGCGGGACTATTCCGTGAGCGAGTTAGCCCAGGTTCTTGGTATCAGGGGCAAGGGTAGCAAAAAGCTCATCTTAGAGGACCTCAAGGCGATTCAGAAAATCCTGAAGCGTGAGGGAAAGGTTCTGCTCGTCAAGCCAGCCGAGTGCAGGAACTGTGGCTTCGTTTTTAAGCCGGAGATAAAGATCCCTTCCCGCTGTCCGCGCTGTAAGAGCGAGTGGATCGAGGAGCCGAGGTTCAAGATCGAGCCGAAAGGCTTATAACCACGACGTGTTTTCTACCTAAGGAGTAAAAAGAACATCCTGCCGAGGGGTACTAATGTCCGCGGTGAAGTATCTCCTCGTGTTTACCATCGTGCTTGTTTTCGTCGCCCCTACGGTCAACGCGGCGAAGGTCGTGTGTCCAAGGGAGATAGACCTTGAGAAAACCTCCGAGCTTATCTGCCACGTCTACGGTAAGGGTAACGCCTCCGTAAGGGTAATTTACATAAACGGGGTAAACCTTTCACGTTCAGGATCTTCGTATCTTTACGCGTACGATTTCAGAGGTGAGTACCTGGACAGAGGGGAAGCGGGGAAAATGCCCTTAAAGCTCAGGGTTTTTATGAGCTGGCTGATTGAGTTATCCCCTCCTAGAACGGCTGAGGGGCTGTATTGGGTCTACTACAACAAGGTTAACCACGTTGGGTTTTTAATCTCGGAGGAAAACGGAAGCGAGATAGTTGACGTTCCGGTGTACGTGAAGGGAAGCGTATGGGATGAACTCAGGTATTTTCTGTACATAGGATTGCTTGGGGTTCTCGTCCTTCTCGTTCTTTACCTAATCTCCCTGCTCAGGGGCAGGAATAAGAAGGCCGAAAAGGCCGCCGAGTCCATAACGAAGATTGGCTATTTCTTCCTCGTTATGGGTTCAACTAAAATCCTCAAGGTCTTTGCCGCAGGTCTCGTTTACTACCTCGGCAGGTCCGGGCTTGATGTCCCCTCCGATCTTGTCCTGAGCTGGTCCTCGGTAATCCTTGGCATGCTACTTTTAACAGTCCTTGATCTGGCGAAGACACCTCCGGAACGTAGAAAACAAACGTGGCTGACTGGTCTTGAGTGGATTCCGGTTTCGCTGTATATGCTAAGCATTAAAATGGCCCTTCTCAGCTTCCTGTTTCTGGTGGTCTACCTCGTGCTGGTCAGGATAAAACCCCTTGTCGAGGGTATGAGGAGGGTTTCTCTCCTGGCTTCACCGCTGTGGGCAATTCTCCTCTACGGGTACGTTGGAGGAGAAGCGGTGTTCTTCGGTCTGTTACTGTTTTTGTCCCTTCTGATACCCTACTTGATTCACGTTCTCATCCCCGGGGAAGATGAGGGGTTCGTGGAGGAGGACGGCATCATAAGGGTTTACGGCACTTCTCCAACAGTGATCGCCGAGAGCCTTCCGGTTAGGGATGAAATCCCGTTGATAGACGAGCCCAAGAAAAAGAAAGTGCTGAACACTGAACCCCCGACTGCTAAAGAACTCGTGGCCCGATTTGAGTGGGTTATCCGGGACAGGGAGTTCGAAAACAAGTATCTGAAGAATAACCGAACTTCTGAGGATCTCCCGGACGTTCCTGAGAGTTCTCCCGATTCAAACAGGGTCTTTAGCCTCGAGCACTATACGGGATACCTCGGAATTGGTGGGGAAAGGGGGGAGTAGTCAGTCCTCTTTGGCCTTAACGAGGATTATATCGCCGATTGCAATGACCCTCTCGTAGGGGATGCCCACCTTCTCCCCCGGAAGCGCTAGGGCCAGAACCCTTCCGTAGCCGGTGTCTATCTCTATCAGAACCTCATCAACGTAACCGACGTAGTTCCCCTTGGTGTTGTAGATCTGCTTTCCGTATATCCTCGACAGCCTCATGACCATTTAAACCACCCCCTGGATTCTGCTTTTCAATCGTATTTAAGGTTTCGGTTTCGCGAAGAGCAGCCTCGCGGCGGCACCGGTAACGACGCCTATCATCCCGAGGAAGCCTATGAAGACGGTTGCCATCGCAGTCCCCAGCATGCTCCCAAAGAGGTTTAGCGCCCCTCCAACGGCCAGAACGGTCATCGCTCCTGAGAAGTACAGGGGCCCCGCGAGCAGGACGTCAGCAACACCACTCGGAGTGGGGTAGAGCACAACCAGCAGGGACAGTGCAATAACGAGTAGGATAACCCCCATCCCAACGTCCACGTGCCGTGAGAGAACCAGCACTAGGCTCACTCCCACGAGTCCAGCGAGGTAGCTCAGCGCGGACGTCCTGAACCGCCATTCCCTCGTTGAAAAGACGAGAGCGAAAACCGCCATCAGGGCAAGGTACATTCCAAGAACCGCGTGAACGTCCGTCTTGTCGGGCAGGACTGTGACGGCAAGAAGGAACGCCACCAGCGCTCCGGTTCCAGCTCCGGTTATTGCTTTAAAGAGTTTCTCCAACTTCACCTACCTCCCAGGGCCTTTATCCTGATTTTACTGCCATCCTTAAGGTTGAGGGCCTCCCTGAGGTTCACGGGAGCTATTATCTCGGCTATCTTCGGCGGATGAACACTCCGGGAGGGAACAACGATTGCGCCTTCAACGTCCTCTATCTTCACGGGATAGGCCTTGACGTCCCCGAAGGTTCTGCCGTCCCGAACGAAACCGGGAATGAGGATCGGCCTCACGTCCACGAGGGCGTCGAATATAGTCTTGGGAAAGAGCACCCTCACGTTGAGCGTTCCGGGGAATGGATCGAAGCCGAGGTACTCCCTGATCCTATCCCGGTAAAGCCTGACGTAGTACGAGCCCTCCCCGAGGCCGGACACCACCTCCCCGAGGATGAGGCCGCAGTAGAGGGCCCTTTCGAGCCTTTCGTAGAGATCCTCAAGAACTCTCAGCCCCTTCTCCGTCAGGCCAACCCGGGTCTTCCTACCGGAGGTCTCCCGGGAGATCAGCCCTTCCATCTCCATTTCTCGGATGAGCCTGAGAACACTCTGGGGTGAGGTGTTGAGTAGAGATGCAAGTTCCCTGAGCGTTACCTCCTTCTTCCGTCCGATCGCGCCGAGTTCGGCCAGCTTAACCAGAAGTTCAATTCTCTCGCCCATTTCGCTTCCCCTTGGAGAGTTCGTCCGCCAGCTTCAGCGGTAGTGGATAGCCTCCCCGGCTTAAAGCCTTAACTATGGCAACGGCTGAGGGGAGATCTATGAGGTGCCCCACGCTCACGTAGGCCTTGCCGACCTTTGCCAAGGATCCCTCCGGGGCGCCCCTGAGGGGCCTCTTTGCAACTCCTACCGTGGGTATTCCCGTGATCAGACCGATGTGGGAAGCGAGTCCGTATCCCCGGGGATGCGCCCGCCCGTGCCCCTCGACGATCAGAACGTCTGGTCTCTCCTTCCCAAGGGCCATGAGAACCGGTTTGGTTTCGCGAAGGAAGAAGAAAGTGGGAACGTACGGAAATTTAACGGTCGTTTCGATGGTCCGGACTTTTAAAAGCCTGCACTCCGGAAAACTGCAGAGGACGAAGGCGCCCCTGGCCTTCTCTCCCCGGTATGAAACGTCAACGGCTCCAACTGTCGAGATCACGTTCGGATCCACAGGCTCTTCCACTATCCTCTTGGCCAGTCTGAGCTGAACCTCCGCAATTCGTTTCAGGATCTCATCCATTCCCCATCGCCGCTTTCAGTTTTTCCTCCAGGCTCTTGTTCAGTTTTGCCCTCGTGAGGTCTTCAAGGGTTCTTTCAAGGGCGTATCTGGCCTGATCCTGCTTCACCCTGACGTTCACGACGCCCTTCGGGTATTCAAGCGTCATCAGCTCACCGTACAGCTTTTCCATAAACTCGTACACACCCTCTGCCCTCTCTATCTCGCCCCTCAGGAGCAGGTGGAGGAAGTGCCTCCTCAGCTCGCCTATGAAGTCTCCGAGACCCAGTAGGTAGTCGGCCTCCGGAACTCCTAAGTCCCACGGGGAAGGCAGTTCTTCCTCCGTCAGGTACGCCAGCAAAAGGCTTGCCTCCACAAACTCCTGATGGGCGCTCTGCACGTAGCCGGAGTAATAGAGCATCGGATAGGGGGATAACAGATCCCTCAGCTCGCCAACGAGGTTTCCGGCCAGTTTAAGCCTTTCCCGGGCTTTGTCAACATCTCCCCGGTGGAGGGCCTTGACCGCATCGCCGCTCAACCGGACTATCTCGCGCGTTATCCTCAGGGCCTCCTCCCTTGCTCCATCAACCTCATCGAGCCTCTTCCTTATGCCCTCGATTATCTCCTCGATCCTCATGTTCCCACCGGTTCACATTCGAAAAAGAACTTATAAGGGCCCCGGCGTTGTTTATACTGTGTTGAGGGCAAGTGCGGGGGAAGGAAGATGAGGAAGGTTGAGGAGTTCATGAAGAGACATGGACTTGAGGTAGGCGACCTCGTGAGGGTCGTCAAGAAGGAAGGGGACGAGAGAATTACCTTTGAGGGCCTCGTGATGCCACCCTACGAGCTTTCGCCCGGCGAAACGCTGACTATAAAGCTCGACAACGGCTACAACGTCGGCGTTCTCATCGATGCGATTGAAAGCGTTGAAATCCTTGAGAAGGCCGCTGAGAAGCCGAAGATGGAGTTCAAGGAAGTTCTCCCGAGGAAGGAGGGCCTCCCGAACGTCAGGATTCTCGGAACCGGAGGAACAATAGCGAGCAGGATTGACTACAAAACCGGCGCCGTTCACCCTGCTTTCACCGCTGAAGAGCTCGCCAAGGCCGTTCCCGAGATATTCGAGATGGCCAACGTTACGCCCGAGCTCATAATGAACATTTTAAGCGAGGACATGAAGCCGGCCTACTGGGCGAAGATAGCCGAGGAGGTAGCCAAAGCCCTCAATGGCGGTGAGGACGGCGTTGTAATAGCGCACGGAACTGATACAATGGCCTACACCGCCTCGGCCCTGAGCTTCATGCTGAGGAACCTTACGAAGCCGGTCGTCCTCGTTGGCGCGCAGAGGAGCTCCGACAGGCCGAGCAGTGATTCGGCCATGAACCTCACCTGCGCGGTCAAGATGGCGACGAGCGACGTTGCCGAGGTCATGGTTGTGATGCACGGCGAGACGAGCGATACCTACTGTTTAGCCCACCGCGGAACGAAGGTCAGGAAGATGCACACCAGCAGGAGAGACGCCTTCAGGAGCATCAACGACGTCCCGATAGCGAGGGTATGGCCCAAGGGCGAGATAGAGTTCCTCAGGAACGATTACAGAAAGAGAAGCGAGGGAGAAGTCATAGCCGACACCAGGATGGAGGAGAAGGTTGCAATCCTGAAAATCTACCCAGGAATCAGCGGAGAGCTCCTTGACTTCCTCGTTGATAAGGGCTACAGGGGTGTTGTGATAGAGGGAACGGGTCTCGGTCACGTTCCGCAGGAGTTTATCCCCCACGTCCAGCGCGCGGTCGAGGAGGGCGTGGCAGTTTGCGTCACGAGCCAGTGCCTCTACGGCAGGGTGAACCTCAACGTCTACTCCAACGGCAGGAAGCTCCTTAAAGCTGGAGCGATACCCTGTGAGGACATGCTCCCGGAGACGGCCTACGTCAAGCTCATGTGGGTCCTCGGCCACACCGATGACCTGATCGAGGTAAGAAAGATGCTCCTCACGAACTACGCCGGTGAGATTACGCCCTACACGAGGTACGACACGTTCCTGAGGTGATTGGGATGGGAATCCGGGCCGTTTACAAGAACGGCGTTTTCAAGCCCCTCGATAACGTCAACCTGCCCGAGGGGACCGAGGTTGAGGTGGTTATAGCAAACCCCCTGGAGATTGTGAGAAAGTACGCGGGGGCACTCAGGGAGCTTAAGGACACTCAGGACGTTGATTGGGAGGAGGCGTACCATGAGTATGTTCTCAAGAGAGCCAGTAATGGTTGATTCAAACGTCTGGATAGACTATCTGCTTGGCGAAGAGCGTGGAGTTGAGCTAATGGAACGTTTGGTTAGCGAGTATAGCCTTGCAATAACCCCCACAATATACGGTGAGGTCGTCTTTCAGCTACTCGCGAGGAACTACACGAAGCTCAAGGGAAGCTACAAGTTCTACTCGCTCAGAAAAGAGCTTTCCAAAAACCCCGACCTCTACAAGCCAGTGGATACCTTTGATGAACTCCTAACCTCGCTCTTGGCCTCGAATGCTTTGGTTTTCCTCGATGAAACCTGGGAAGTAGTGCGCCTCTCCCGCGAAATACGGAAAAAGTTTGGTCTGCTCCCGAACGATTCCCTGATCGCGTCCGCCTGTGAATACTACGGGATAGGTAAGATTGCAACCTTTGATGATGACTTTTTGAGAACCAATCTGGAGGTGTTGAGATGACCGAGAAGTTCGATTACAGGGAGCTCGGCCTTAAGGTCGGCCTTGAGATTCACAGGCAACTCGATACCAAAAAGCTGTTCTCGCCCGTTCCGAGTGAGCTGACCGAGAAGGTTGACTTCACCTTTGAAAGACACCTCAGGCCCACGATGAGCGAGCTCGGCGAAATTGACCCCGCGGCACTTGAGGAGTTCAAGAAGGGAAGGAAGTACATCTACGAGGGCAACTACGAGCTGAGCGACCTCGTTTACATGGACGAGGAACCGCCGAGGGGACCTGACAAGGAGGCTTTGGAGGTTACCCTCCAGATTGCCTACCTGCTGAACGCTAAGCCCGTTGACGAGGTTCACTTCATGCGTAAAATCGTCATTGACGGCTCGAACGTCTCCGGCTTCCAGAGGACGGCGATAATAGCGCTCGACGGAAAGGTTGATACTCCGTGGGGAAGCGTTGGAATCCCGACCATATGCCTTGAGGAAGACGCCTGCAGAATCGTCGAGAGGAAGGAGAAGGAGGTAATCTACCGCCTCGACCGCCTCGGCATTCCGCTCGTCGAGATAAGCACGACCCCCGACATACACCACCCGGAGCAGGCCAAGGTGGTCGCGAAGTACATCGGAGATGCCCTCAGGGCGACGAGAAAGGTCAAGCGCGGCTTAGGGACGATAAGGCAGGACCTGAACGTCTCGATTAAAGGCGGCGCCCGCGTCGAGATTAAGGGAGTGCAGGAGCTCGACATGATTCCGCTTATCATCGAGAGGGAAGTTGAGAGGCAGCTCAACCTGCTCAAGATAAGGGACGAGCTCCGCGCGAGGGGCGTTAAGCCCGAGGACATCAGGGAGGAGTTCTACGACGTTACCGACGTCTTTGAGAACACCGAGTCCAAGATAATCGCCCGGACGATAAAGAAGGGCGGTAAGGTTTTGGCAGTCAAACTGCCGAAGTTCAGGGGTTTAATCGGCAGGGAAATCCAGCCCGGCAGGAGGCTCGGCACTGAGATGGCCGACAGGGCTAAGAAGTACGTGAAGGGCATCTTCCATATCGATGAATTGCCGAATTATGGAATTACAGAAAAAGAGGTTAATGCAGTTATTGAAAAACTCGGCCTCGGAGAGCTCGACGCATTCGTTCTGGTCGCGGCGGACGAGGAGACTGCAAAGAAGGCCCTCCGCGAGGTGATTAAGCGCGCGAGGGAAGCCATTGAGGGCGTTCCAGAGGAGACGAGGAGGGCTCTACCGGACGGAAACACCCAGTACATGCGCCCGCTCCCCGGAAAGGCCAGAATGTACCCTGAAACGGACATACCCTCGATTTTCATTCCGCCGGAGGAGAAGAAGAGGATTAAGGCGAACCTGCCCGAGCTCCCGCAGGAGAGGATTGAGCGCTACGTGAAGGAGTACAAGATTGACAAAAGTCTTGCCGAGACCCTCGTAAACGACGAGCGCGACGAGCTCTTCGAGGAGCTCGTGAAGAAGGGAGTTAAGCCGTCTTTAGCGGCTTCAATCCTCGTGGTCGTCCTCAAGGGCCTCAAGAAGGAGGTTCCGATTGAGAACATCACGGACGAGCACATCAGAGAAGCATTTGAGCTCTACCTCGACGGTAAGATTGCCAAGGAGGCCTTTGAGGAGATATTCAAGGAGCTCGCGAGGAACCCGGAGAAGACCGCCGAGCAGGTGGCAGAGGAGAAGGGCCTGACGCTCCTCAGCGAGGAAGAGGTTGAGAAAATCATCGACGAGGTAATTCAGGCAAACATAGACGTCATCAAGGCCAAGGGAATGGGCGCGATGGGCATGATAATGGGAAGGGCAATGGCGAAGCTCCGCGGAAGGGCCGACGGCAAGCTCGTGAGCTCGCTCGTTAGGAAGAAGATTCAAGAGCTGAGCTAATCTTTTTATTCTTCTCTTCGAACTTCTTCCATGAAGTACCGGTACCGAGTGCTCTATTACACCTATCCCTCGGAGCCTGAAGTTCTCTCGCGGCTGAAGGAAAAGCTCAAAAACTACACACTCCTCATTAACCCCGACAAGACTTCCCTCTATGATGCCCTTCTAATGACGGCCGCGACGAGCGGAGAAGTAATCATCGTGAAGTCTGGGGAGACGTTTCTCGTAGCACCGTTTCAGGAGGTTCCGCCCGGCTGGAGCTCGGGTGAGGAGTTTCTGGTTGGGAAGGAGAGGGGCCTTGAGAAGGTGGCGGAAGATATTGTCGGGAGAGACCAGAGAAGCACCGCCGTGAAAGGCTTTGTGATAGCTGGCCTCGTTCTCATCGCCCTCTACGCTAGCTACCTCTATCACGTTCTGGATCTCGTCAACAACGTTTTCTTCCTCGTCGGTCTCATTCTAAGCCTCTTTGGTGGTCTGTTGCGGGGCTATCGGAAGAGAAGGGTCAGAGCATCGGCTCCTCATCACACCTCAGAGTGAGGGAAACTGCTCATCATCCCCCACAACGTTGGAGTAGCCTTTTAAATGCCTTTGCCCGAGGTTGAGTGATGCTGGTCGAGATCCTCCTCTCCCTCATCCTGCTCTGGGACGGCTACTTCTTCCTCCGATACCTGTTCAGTCTCAGAAAGGCCTACCCCACGCGGGAGTGGAGGCCGAGGGTCAGCGTTCTCATCCCAGCCTACAACGAGGAGGAGAACATCGAGGATGCGGTTAAAGCTGCCCTCTCCCAGGAGTATCCAAGCTTCGAGGTAATCGTGGTGGACGACGGCAGCACAGATGGAACTTACGAGAGGGCCCTCTCGATCAATGATGAGCGGCTCAGGGTCATCAGGATTGACCACGGGGGAAAGACCAGGGCTCTGAACAGGGGGCTCCAGATTTCCGGGGGAGAGATTGTAGTCACGACCGACGCTGATGGCATCCTCGAGAAAAACGCCCTTTCCCGGCTTGTTGAGAGGTTCTACTCCGATGACGTCGTCGCGGTTGGCGGCCAGGTGAGGGTTCGGGGAAAGACTTTCCTGGAGCTCGCCCAGGACATCGAGCACCTGAGAATAGCGACCTTCAGGAGGGCAAAGGAGCTTGATGACCTCAGCCTTGCCCCAGGACCCATCTCGGCCTTTCGGAGAGAGGCCCTGCTTAGAATTGGGGGCTTCGTCGATGATCTCGTGGAGGACTACGCGACCACGCTGGCCCTGAAGAGAATTGGCCGGGTGGTCTACGCTCCAAAGGCGAGGGTGTGGGTTAAGATGCCCTCCAGTCTCGGGGCCCTGTGGAGGCAGCGGAAGAGGTGGTTCCTCGGCGATCTGCCGAAGCTCTCGTCAAAGCCCCTCAAAGAGAAACTCGTCTTCGTCATGAGCGATCTGGTGGCCCTCTCGGACGTTCTGTTTCCCCTGGCCGCGATCCTAACGGGAAAGTTCCCCCTGCTGCTGTTCTTTCTGGTTCTTGAATGGGCCATGATGTACCTTATAGTCCGGGAGGAAGGGGGCACCATCTTGGAGGTTCTCCTCTTCCCAATTATCCTCTGGTTCTGGGCGGCCTTTTACCTCAGCCTGCACATCTACGGCCTGATCCGTTATACCTTCGGAAAGGAAACCAAGATTCGGTGGAATTGATCCGGGAAACGGTTAAAAACCCTTAGTTTGGGAAACTCTTTTTATGGGTTTACCGAAGTGTCCATGGTGAGTACGATGAAAACAAAGACGTGCGAAGTCGAACTTCCCTACGGCTGGGACGTGGTCGTTGGTGTAATCAGCAAACCCGAGAAAACGCTTCCCTTCTTCCCCTACTTCGAGAGCCTTGAGGGGGACACCGTCAGGTTCAAGGTCTCCCGCTTCATGGCGAAAATAGGTTATGAATTCAAGCTCAGCGTGGCCGTTCAGGAGAACCGCGCGGTCTACACCTTCACCGGAGACAGGGGTATACTGACGGTAGTCTTCGAGATGAAGGGGAAGCGCTTGAGGGTCACCGCCAGCTGGTCCGGGTTTGCAGAGCTCATTATGGGGAAACCCCTCCAGAGGTTTGTGGAGGGAATTGCAAACGCCGTGAAGGAGTTCTGCTCCGCGGAGACGTGTCCGCTTGCCCCCACGGGAGGCGAGGGTTATCTGGATTTTAGAACCGTGTGCTCCCTCTTCAAGAAGACAGCCATGGAAATGGGCGGCGACTTTGAGGTGGAGTGCACCTCGGAAGACGGCACGGTTCTCAGGGGCAAGGTTCGCGATGGAAACCTCGTTGAGGTCGAGGTAATTGAACCCTCCGGCAGGAAGACGACGATCCAGGCGGAGATACCGGTTCTTGAAGTCGATGCCGATATGTTCAGGGATCTTCCCCTCGATAAGAGGTTCAAGATAAGGGTGAAAAAGGACTAAGCTTCCTCCCTCAGGACCTCTTCTATTGCTTTTTTCAGCTCATCGTACGCCTCCTGCAGCGACTCTGGAATTACCTTGGTGTCCGCTATTACCGGCATGAAGTTCGTGTCACCGTTCCAGCGCGGCACTATGTGCAGGTGGACGTGGTCGTCGATCCCGGCCCCGGCAACCCTGCCGAGGTTAACCCCCATGTTGAAGCCATCGGGATTCATGGCCTTTCTTATCGCCTTGATCATGAGCTGTGAAAGCTTCATTATCTCAAGCAGCTCCTCGTCACTCAGCTCCTCCCATCTGCCGACGTGCCGGTAGGGGGCGATCATGACGTGGCCGGGGTTGTAGGGGTAGTTGTTCATAATGACGAAGCTGTGCTCTCCCCGGTAGAGAATGAGCCGCTCTCTGTCGCGGTTTTCCCGGGGGAAGTCGCAGAAGATGCAGCCATCGTGCTTGGGAGACCGGATGTACTCGATCCTCCAGGGAGCCCACAGTACCTTCAACCTCTCACCTCCGGTGGGAAATAAATGGAGGGGTTAAAAAGTTTCCTGGGATCCGCGAACCCTGCGGAGGATAGGTGCTATTGCGAGGAAAAGGAACGCCGCCGGCCCGCAGATCCCGTGGGTGCTTTTCCTCCGGGTCTTGGCCTGATAGAGCAGCGTTCCGTTTTTGAAAGAGACTGGGGTAAACCTTACCATAACCTTCGTGCCGTTTGCGGGAACGATCTTGAGCTGCGGTTTGAATTCACGCTCTATCACTCCCGCGATCTTTGTTGTGGTGACGTTGCCAAGTTTGCGGTAGTAGGCATCCCGGTAGAACTCCTCCGGTGGGATTTCGCTTAGGCTCGTCTTGGACCCCCGTAGGTTGCCGCTTTCGATGTCAACATGAATCGTGTCTTCGGACACTTCTACCCACTTGCATTCCGGCAGGGCTGGCAGTTTCTTCCCGGGTTTAACCTCCACGATCCCATCCCTGCCGTAGGCAACAACCGTTGAGTCCGTGACATTTAGGATTCCCAGGAGGGGCAGCTCAACCATTGCTTCGTTTATACTCCCTTTCTCGTGGATCAGGATAATCTTCGTCTGATTTATGCCCAGAACCGGGTTGTAACCCCTCGCCAGAATTGCCAGCGATCTCCGAGCCATCGCGATGGAGACGTTCCCGCCCCATCCCAGTGTTGTGGTCCTGTACGTGCCGTCCTTTTCAACCGTCACGAGACAGAGCATTCCCCCGCT belongs to Thermococcus sp. AM4 and includes:
- a CDS encoding 50S ribosomal protein L21e; this encodes MVKKAHSFRRKTRGKLSKHPRRRGLPPLTRFLQEFEVGQRVHIVIEPSYHKGMPDPRFHGRTGTVVGKRGDAYIVEIRDGGKVKTFFIHPVHLRPQKG
- a CDS encoding endonuclease V translates to MDEILKRIAEVQLRLAKRIVEEPVDPNVISTVGAVDVSYRGEKARGAFVLCSFPECRLLKVRTIETTVKFPYVPTFFFLRETKPVLMALGKERPDVLIVEGHGRAHPRGYGLASHIGLITGIPTVGVAKRPLRGAPEGSLAKVGKAYVSVGHLIDLPSAVAIVKALSRGGYPLPLKLADELSKGKRNGREN
- a CDS encoding DUF120 domain-containing protein — encoded protein: MGERIELLVKLAELGAIGRKKEVTLRELASLLNTSPQSVLRLIREMEMEGLISRETSGRKTRVGLTEKGLRVLEDLYERLERALYCGLILGEVVSGLGEGSYYVRLYRDRIREYLGFDPFPGTLNVRVLFPKTIFDALVDVRPILIPGFVRDGRTFGDVKAYPVKIEDVEGAIVVPSRSVHPPKIAEIIAPVNLREALNLKDGSKIRIKALGGR
- a CDS encoding transcriptional regulator codes for the protein MATRRERIISLLEERDYSVSELAQVLGIRGKGSKKLILEDLKAIQKILKREGKVLLVKPAECRNCGFVFKPEIKIPSRCPRCKSEWIEEPRFKIEPKGL
- a CDS encoding RNA polymerase Rpb4 family protein; amino-acid sequence: MIGRKKLEEHYVTLAEAKELLERRKEEGMEENPEEPMFYEARVSLEHAERFAKLKPEQARELKEKLVNLFDWIDERIAAKLVDLLPEDYFDIRVIFAKEEHMPTREEAEEIIGLIDEYRPLE
- a CDS encoding haloacid dehalogenase, whose translation is MRIEEIIEGIRKRLDEVDGAREEALRITREIVRLSGDAVKALHRGDVDKARERLKLAGNLVGELRDLLSPYPMLYYSGYVQSAHQEFVEASLLLAYLTEEELPSPWDLGVPEADYLLGLGDFIGELRRHFLHLLLRGEIERAEGVYEFMEKLYGELMTLEYPKGVVNVRVKQDQARYALERTLEDLTRAKLNKSLEEKLKAAMGNG
- a CDS encoding tRNA pseudouridine(54/55) synthase Pus10, which codes for MIVEKAERVLEEHKLCDHCLGRLFAKLGKGTNEERGKAIRFVLNMERSARGLDPIAEPEECELCHNVFERIPELVEAMKKASEGIEFETFLVGSRFPEEIREKEKAIWEEFEVETAEPINREFNRELGKAFGKATGKETSKNPDLVFIVEPFSGEIELQINPVYVYGRYRKLVRGIPQTPLPDFEDSVASIICRAFSKAFEGKCVFKGAGREDVDVRMLGNGRPFIVEVKSPKRRKVDLGKIAEEINASGKVEVLNLRFVSAKEAEEVLTKNHMKEYLALVLVEEGVTPEEAEEVARKLMGLEIHQRTPWRVRKARADKVRVRKVHEAEARWIDEKHFELRLITDGGLYIKELVSGDRGRTKPSVSDLLGKKAWCERLDVLNILD
- the gatD gene encoding Glu-tRNA(Gln) amidotransferase subunit GatD — translated: MRKVEEFMKRHGLEVGDLVRVVKKEGDERITFEGLVMPPYELSPGETLTIKLDNGYNVGVLIDAIESVEILEKAAEKPKMEFKEVLPRKEGLPNVRILGTGGTIASRIDYKTGAVHPAFTAEELAKAVPEIFEMANVTPELIMNILSEDMKPAYWAKIAEEVAKALNGGEDGVVIAHGTDTMAYTASALSFMLRNLTKPVVLVGAQRSSDRPSSDSAMNLTCAVKMATSDVAEVMVVMHGETSDTYCLAHRGTKVRKMHTSRRDAFRSINDVPIARVWPKGEIEFLRNDYRKRSEGEVIADTRMEEKVAILKIYPGISGELLDFLVDKGYRGVVIEGTGLGHVPQEFIPHVQRAVEEGVAVCVTSQCLYGRVNLNVYSNGRKLLKAGAIPCEDMLPETAYVKLMWVLGHTDDLIEVRKMLLTNYAGEITPYTRYDTFLR
- a CDS encoding PRC-barrel domain-containing protein: MVMRLSRIYGKQIYNTKGNYVGYVDEVLIEIDTGYGRVLALALPGEKVGIPYERVIAIGDIILVKAKED